Below is a window of Undibacterium sp. YM2 DNA.
TTTTTGCGAACAGTTAAAAGCATTTTCAACAGATTTGAAAATCGATCAGAGCCGCAGCATTACTTTCTTTGTCCGCCATGTCGATATTCTCTCGTATCAGAGAGTATGCAAGCAGAGCAAAGCAGACGACGGAGCAGACGACAAAGGCAGAGCATTTTGTAACTGGTTGAGCAAAAACAGTTCTGGCGAGTTCATGGCTGCCAATGTCACCAGAGCATTGTCATGCGTAACGGGGAGCACTAACTTTTTTGGCAGACCAATGGAAATTAAAGAACTCAAAGGAAAATTGACTGCCTTTGAGCCTTTTCAAGACATGCCGGACATCATCATCGACTTCAAATACTCATTTGATGTACGTGCAAAAGACGAAGAGAATTATTTCACGATTACGACACGCAGAGTGAAGCTGGAAGAGGATTGAGGGTATTTTTCCCGCATCATGGCAACTGGTGTTTTGCCATGCCTGTAAATCAGGAACATGCTACTTGCATCCTCAACAGATTAATGCAATGCTAAGGCATCACACCGCCACCAGGATGCCATCATGTTTTTTTCCACTTCAGCCAAACCAGACGAAGACAGTGATCGTTTATTGGGCATGAATATGACACCGTCGATCGGCGTCATTCTGGTGCTGATGAAGGTAATGATCATTGGTGTTCCAAGGCAGCGGGATATGTTGCTATGGAAACTGCCAAGCCTGAATTATGCTGCCTGCGACGGCATGGCCGAAATATCTTTAATAAAAATTACGATAGACTTTGACGACAGCATATTGTGGGACGGGCATGTGATATCTATTGAAGAGATGCAAGCCCGTTTGTCACAAATAAGCAAGGCCGAAGCCTTGCCAGCAGTGGTGTACTTGAAACCAAGCTTCATGACCAGCCACGCGAGCCTGGTATCAGTTACCAATGGCATACGGCGCAGCGGAATAGACAGCATACGTCTGGTGATGAGTGAGTTCAGGACGGTATCATAAAGGCGTAGGGCGCATGCCATGTCTTTATTCAATAAGCATGTACCCGCATAGGCCCCAGTTTGACGATGCTTCCTTTGTTCTTTTCTATGAATGCGATCATTTGCGCCTTTTTTTCTTCGCTTGCTTTTCCGAATTTAAAGCTGTAATAGGCAACGGTGAAAGACAGGGCTATTACACCCGTGCAAGCGGCGACAAACCACCATGCGTCGCGGTCGATTGGGCTGCCGGACAATATGATCAACATAGATAAAATCGACACAATAATCACAGCACCTATCAGTAACCTCAAATATGCAAAGGCGATAGATTTGAAATTGATGGGAATACGCAGGGCATGCGTATTGTCGATCACAATATAGCTGCCCTGATAAACCAGAGGTATCAAAGAAAAATGATGGAATCGTGTTGCTATATGCAAGTGACTGTCAACAGACTCAACCTGCCCAAAGAATTTGGTACCATAAAACATTCTCTACACTCCAGTGAAATTTGCGCACAGTATCAACCCGGCGTAGCCGTACCAGCCATAATTGCGATGCCGATCTTACTAGCTTTAACAAGTGCAGGCAAATGAAGTAACGGTATGTCGCATTAATGCCGTGACCGTAGAGCGCATTGTAATGCGCCGCATGAGAGCGTTGCACGCCGTGGAAAATATCTATGCCATGTAGCGCGCCTGCAGGCAACTCAATGTGAGACTAGGCTTCAAAAATTCCCACAAACTTTGCCGCATCCCATTTCTTGCGATCAGAAACCTGACCGTCGCCGAGTTCCATCAACCTCGCTACACCGTGACTATTCAAAACGATATCGATGGAAAAAAAAGGGCTGTCTATTCGCCGTGCAATATTCAACACGATATCGGGCACCACATCATCACGCGCATAGACATGGCCACCCAATACAAAGTAGCGTTCTTCTGTTTCAGGCAATAGCTCTTCAAACTCACGCACGCAGTTGCCGCCTTCAATCTGGCCGCGGTAGCGTTCTATCATACTGACGATTTCGCGCACCTCGTCTGCATTGCGTGCCACCGATCCTCGGCTTGTGGTCAGGGACTTCACATAGTCCTTGACGAAATACGCCTTCCAGCCTGTGCTTGCCAGTGCTGCGTCAAAGTCGTCATCGCGCGTCAGGAAGATGGTGTCTGGTGTCACGTCGCGACAAGCCTCATACCATGCAGGCAGGTAATGACATTGCCTGTATTGATGGGCAGTAGTGAGCAGACTGGCATTTTTTGCTGCAATTGCCTGTTCCAGTTGGGCGTAGCGCTCTGGTGTCAGCATCCAACCCCTGTATAGTATATTCCCGGAAAACTGGTTTGCCGGTCTTGGCCTGAAGTCACCGGACTCAAAGTCTTCTGCCGAAAACAGGAAACAGGTCAGGCCTGCTGCTTTGGCCGCATGGAATTCTTCTGCATAGGCTTCATCAGGCTGGTTCTTGTCAAAGGGATCGCAAGGATAGAGGAGTTGCATGTTTTATTTTTATGCTTGTATAGATGATTGCTTGTGCAATTTCAGCCTGTCACTTCAGATGATTGAATCAAAGAAGAGGTATCAGACTGGCCGTGACCGTAGGGCGCATTGTAATGCGCCGCATGAGAGCATTGCAAACGTGGGAGAAATACCGATGCCGTACACGCCGCGTACATGCGGGCACTGCAATACGCCTTACGTGCCAGCGTAATTGAGCGATAGAAAACGTGCGATTACGC
It encodes the following:
- a CDS encoding biopolymer transporter ExbD, whose product is MFFSTSAKPDEDSDRLLGMNMTPSIGVILVLMKVMIIGVPRQRDMLLWKLPSLNYAACDGMAEISLIKITIDFDDSILWDGHVISIEEMQARLSQISKAEALPAVVYLKPSFMTSHASLVSVTNGIRRSGIDSIRLVMSEFRTVS
- a CDS encoding ATP-grasp domain-containing protein, producing MQLLYPCDPFDKNQPDEAYAEEFHAAKAAGLTCFLFSAEDFESGDFRPRPANQFSGNILYRGWMLTPERYAQLEQAIAAKNASLLTTAHQYRQCHYLPAWYEACRDVTPDTIFLTRDDDFDAALASTGWKAYFVKDYVKSLTTSRGSVARNADEVREIVSMIERYRGQIEGGNCVREFEELLPETEERYFVLGGHVYARDDVVPDIVLNIARRIDSPFFSIDIVLNSHGVARLMELGDGQVSDRKKWDAAKFVGIFEA